Proteins encoded in a region of the Zea mays cultivar B73 chromosome 2, Zm-B73-REFERENCE-NAM-5.0, whole genome shotgun sequence genome:
- the LOC103645859 gene encoding flavanone 3-dioxygenase 2, with the protein MAASGELPVVDLAPFFTEDGKGCIAGASEAVLQACQTHGFFSVVNHRVPVELMARALELSAAFFALPNEEKAKVRAAEGSKVPLPGGYGRQPAHVADKNEYLVVFDPKLGLNAYPAGPAGFRETVEECYSKFTELGLLIQEILNGCMGLPPGFLKNYNDDRSFDLMTVRRYFPAAAEESTSIGFSEHEDASCITLILQDDVGGLEVLKDGHWVPAEPLDGSIIVNIGDAIQVLSNNSLKSATHRVVRKPAHRHSFSFFFNPHGDRWVEPLPEFTANIGEAPLYRGFLYKEYQQLRVRNKTHPPTRPEDVVDIAHYAI; encoded by the exons ATGGCGGCTAGCGGCGAGCTCCCCGTGGTGGACCTGGCGCCTTTCTTCACCGAAGACGGCAAGGGCTGCATCGCCGGCGCCAGCGAGGCCGTGCTCCAGGCATGCCAGACGCACGGCTTCTTCAGCGTCGTCAACCACCGCGTGCCGGTTGAGCTCATGGCGCGCGCGCTGGAGCTGTCGGCCGCGTTCTTCGCGCTGCCGAACGAGGAGAAGGCCAAGGTCCGGGCGGCCGAAGGGTCCAAGGTGCCTCTCCCAGGCGGTTACGGACGGCAGCCGGCGCACGTGGCCGACAAGAACGAGTACCTGGTGGTATTTGACCCGAAGCTCGGGCTCAACGCGTACCCCGCTGGTCCTGCTGGATTCAG AGAGACAGTGGAGGAGTGCTACAGCAAGTTCACCGAACTGGGATTGCTCATCCAAGAGATCCTGAACGGGTGCATGGGCCTCCCACCGGGCTTCCTCAAGAACTACAACGATGACCGCAGCTTCGACCTCATGACGGTGAGGCGCTACTtcccggcggcggcggaggagagCACGAGCATCGGCTTCAGCGAGCACGAGGATGCCAGCTGCATCACTCTCATCTTGCAGGACGATGTCGGGGGCCTCGAGGTCCTCAAGGACGGCCACTGGGTCCCGGCGGAGCCCCTCGACGGCAGCATCATCGTCAACATCGGCGACGCCATACAG GTGCTGAGCAACAACAGTCTGAAGAGCGCGACGCACCGGGTGGTGAGGAAGCCCGCGCACAGGCActccttctccttcttcttcaaccCGCACGGAGATAGGTGGGTCGAACCGCTGCCGGAGTTCACGGCCAATATCGGCGAGGCGCCGCTGTACAGGGGGTTCCTGTACAAGGAGTACCAGCAGCTGCGCGTGAGGAACAAGACACATCCGCCGACCAGGCCCGAGGACGTCGTCGACATCGCCCACTATGCGATCTAG
- the LOC100280714 gene encoding 3-oxoacyl-[acyl-carrier-protein] synthase III, chloroplastic-like, giving the protein MVAASGLALPRVSAPCPVRTRGGLRPAFLRVAQPVTLPPPQLRCCASTVDDGVVSAAASKPRLPRVVGMGSKLVGCGSAIPTLSVSNDDLSKIVETSDEWIAARTGIRNRRVLSGDETLRGLSIQAAQRALEMAGVKAEDVDLVLLCTSTPDDLFGGAAQVLSEVGCTKAFGFDITAACSGFLVGLITATRFIKGGGFQNVLVIGADALSKYVDWTDRGTCILFGDAAGAVLVQACSADEDGMLGFCVQSDGNGQKHLSAIAANDESILSNTNGVPGFPPKKATYSCIQMNGKEVFRFAVRCVPQSIEKALQEAGLPASSIDWLLLHQANQRIIDAAASRLDIPSDKVISNLANYGNTSAASIPLALDEAVRSGKVKTGDIIAASGFGAGLTWGSAIVKWG; this is encoded by the exons ATGGTCGCCGCCTCCGGCCTCGCGCTGCCGCGGGTGTCCGCACCATGCCCGGTGCGCACGCGTGGTGGCCTCCGCCCCGCCTTCCTCCGAGTCGCGCAGCCCGTGACGCTGCCACCGCCCCAGCTCCGGTGCTGCGCGTCCACCGTCGACGATGGCGTGGTGTCCGCTGCGGCTTCCAAGCCCCGCCTCCCCAG GGTGGTTGGTATGGGTTCAAAGCTCGTTGGATGTGGATCAGCCATCCCAACACTTAGCGTTTCAAATGATGACCTTTCGAAGATAGTTGAAACATCAGATGAATGGATTGCGGCTCGAACTGGGATTCGTAACAGGCGAGTTCTTTCAG GAGATGAAACATTGCGGGGACTCTCGATACAAGCAGCTCAAAGGGCACTTGAGATGGCCGGAGTAAAAGCTGAAGATGTCGACCTCGTTCTTCTTTGTACATCTACTCCAGATGATCTGTTTGGAGGTGCTGCTCAG GTGCTGTCCGAAGTGGGGTGCACAAAAGCTTTTGGATTTGATATTACAGCTGCTTGTAGTGGGTTTTTAGTCGGCTTAATCACAGCTACTCGCTTTATCAAAG GCGGAGGTTTTCAGAATGTCTTAGTAATTGGTGCAGATGCTCTTTCAAAATACGTGGATTGGACAGACAGAGGTACATGCATTCTTTTTGGTGATGCTGCTGGTGCTGTGTTGGTACAG GCATGCAGTGCTGATGAAGATGGCATGCTTGGTTTTTGTGTTCAAAGTGATGGCAATGGACAAAA GCACCTAAGTGCCATAGCGGCTAATGACGAGTCTATCTTGTCCAATACCAATGGTGTTCcaggatttccgccaaagaaggcaaCCTACTCATGCATTCAAATGAACGGAAAGGAAGTTTTTCGCTTTGCTGTCCGATGCGTGCCACAGTCCATTGAGAAGGCACTCCAAGAAGCTGGTTTGCCTGCCTCCAGTATCGACTGGTTGTTGTTACATCAA GCTAATCAGCGTATTATTGATGCTGCTGCCAGTAGATTAGATATCCCATCCGACAAGGTTATTTCAAATCTTGCTAATTACGGCAATACCAGTGCGGCATCCATCCCATTAGCATTGGATGAGGCTGTTCGCAGTGGCAAGGTGAAGACTGGTGATATTATTGCCGCATCAGGTTTTGGCGCTGGACTTACCTGGGGTTCAGCTATTGTCAAATGGGGCTAA